In one window of Gemmatimonadota bacterium DNA:
- a CDS encoding TonB-dependent receptor, whose product MFHRSCARALVAIATLVTATVAHAQAGMIRGKVSDSSGTAIAGVILTVDRTQVRAQTTGTGTYQLVGVPAGQWTVRARVIGFAPMTATVTVTAGQTATQDFTLNRASQQLAAAVVTGSRAQHTAADELAVPVDVVTAETIEKQGTTELSAILQAVSPSVNFPRQSVTDADDIVRPFTMRGLSPDHTLVLVNGVRRHRTSLVHTFAFGMPAGSTGVDLNALPSSAIDRMEVLRDGAAAQYGSDAIAGVVNLQLKRGEFAPFVNADFGRYVVGDYPDDGDTYNVNGGWGVKVGRGSLGLFAEVRNRQRTNRAWPEAADQIVPGDADVVDSKGNILQKNNAVDQPNHRLGDGLADDKILFADFRLPLDDAGTRSFYAFGGYSNRVGTGNGFYRQGLSERNWPSQYPRGFLPEFRPDVVDWSLAAGFKGEAGPWTYDAALSSGASEFDYKLRNTLNTSLGPCFVTACAPGLDGIFGNADDPGIPNQTSFYAGGLRGNETQVTFDASRQVQTSLPSPLTLAFGAALRQESFELIAGERASWIQGGHLTQFGDPAPGGSQVFSGFLPSTAVEATRNNIAAYAEAETDLTQRILANVAARFENYSDFGSQLSTKLALRFQVAEQFVLRGAASTGFRAPSLAQSNYGSRITSFRLDTGTGQQVPFEIGIFPTDDPAARALGSKDLKAETSVNLSAGMAWSPSDRFTMTVDGYSITLNDRILLTGFLGGPAIEAILQANGVQAEAGQYFTNIVDTRTNGVDITANYRRAVGMSGVFNLNTGINYTTNEIVGQRDNPAELNGTGAELVDMFMRIQIERERPDWRGTVTADYTQGHNSVLLRTSYYGKFNSAPGLCGTCEQTFGARTLVDAEVGRQFGGVKWTLGVRNLFDTFPEQNTLDNGYGIFPWAGASPFGYNGRFVYTRAQMSFDMP is encoded by the coding sequence ATGTTCCACCGTTCATGCGCTCGCGCGCTCGTCGCGATCGCCACCCTCGTCACCGCCACCGTCGCGCACGCCCAAGCGGGCATGATCCGCGGCAAGGTGAGCGACTCCAGCGGCACCGCTATCGCCGGTGTCATCCTCACGGTCGATCGCACGCAGGTGCGCGCGCAGACCACGGGGACCGGCACGTACCAGCTCGTCGGCGTGCCGGCCGGCCAGTGGACGGTGCGCGCGCGCGTGATCGGGTTCGCGCCGATGACCGCGACGGTGACGGTGACCGCTGGGCAGACCGCGACACAGGACTTCACGCTCAACCGCGCCTCGCAGCAGCTCGCGGCCGCGGTCGTGACCGGCTCCCGTGCGCAGCACACCGCCGCTGACGAGCTCGCGGTGCCGGTGGACGTGGTGACCGCCGAGACGATCGAGAAGCAGGGCACGACCGAGCTCTCGGCGATCCTCCAGGCCGTCTCGCCGTCAGTGAACTTCCCGCGGCAGTCGGTGACCGACGCCGACGACATCGTGCGGCCCTTCACCATGCGCGGACTCTCGCCCGACCACACCCTGGTGCTCGTGAACGGGGTCCGCCGCCATCGCACGTCGCTGGTCCACACCTTCGCCTTCGGCATGCCGGCGGGATCGACCGGCGTCGACCTGAACGCGCTGCCGTCGAGCGCGATCGATCGCATGGAGGTCCTGCGCGACGGTGCCGCGGCGCAGTACGGCTCCGACGCGATCGCCGGCGTGGTGAACCTGCAGCTCAAGCGCGGCGAGTTCGCGCCGTTCGTCAACGCCGACTTCGGCCGGTATGTGGTGGGCGACTATCCCGACGACGGTGACACGTACAACGTGAACGGCGGATGGGGCGTGAAGGTCGGCCGCGGCTCCCTCGGGCTCTTCGCCGAGGTCCGCAATCGCCAGCGCACCAACCGCGCCTGGCCCGAGGCCGCAGACCAGATCGTCCCCGGGGACGCGGACGTGGTCGACTCCAAGGGCAACATCCTGCAGAAGAACAACGCCGTCGATCAGCCCAACCACCGCCTCGGCGACGGTCTGGCCGACGACAAGATCCTCTTCGCCGACTTCCGCCTCCCGCTCGACGATGCCGGTACGCGCAGCTTCTATGCCTTCGGCGGGTACTCCAACCGCGTCGGCACGGGCAATGGCTTCTACCGTCAGGGTCTCTCGGAGCGGAACTGGCCGTCGCAGTACCCCAGGGGCTTCCTCCCTGAGTTCCGGCCGGACGTGGTGGACTGGTCGCTCGCCGCGGGGTTCAAGGGTGAGGCGGGGCCGTGGACCTACGATGCGGCGCTCTCGTCGGGTGCGAGCGAGTTCGACTACAAGCTCCGCAACACGCTCAACACCTCCCTCGGTCCGTGCTTCGTCACCGCCTGCGCGCCGGGCCTCGACGGCATCTTCGGCAACGCGGACGATCCGGGCATCCCCAACCAGACGAGCTTCTACGCGGGCGGCCTGCGCGGCAACGAGACGCAGGTGACCTTCGACGCGTCGCGACAGGTGCAGACGTCGCTACCCTCGCCGCTCACGCTCGCCTTCGGCGCGGCGCTCCGCCAGGAGAGCTTCGAGCTCATCGCCGGCGAGCGCGCCTCGTGGATCCAGGGCGGGCACCTCACGCAGTTCGGCGATCCCGCCCCCGGCGGCTCGCAGGTCTTCAGCGGCTTCCTCCCCTCCACCGCGGTCGAGGCCACGCGCAACAACATCGCGGCCTACGCGGAGGCGGAGACCGACCTCACGCAGCGCATCCTCGCCAACGTGGCGGCCCGCTTCGAGAACTACAGCGACTTCGGCTCGCAGCTGAGCACCAAGCTCGCGCTCCGCTTCCAGGTGGCCGAGCAGTTCGTGCTGCGCGGCGCGGCGAGCACCGGCTTCCGCGCCCCGTCGCTCGCGCAGAGCAACTATGGCAGCCGCATCACGAGCTTCCGCCTCGACACGGGCACGGGCCAGCAGGTGCCGTTCGAGATCGGCATCTTCCCCACCGACGACCCGGCCGCGCGCGCGCTCGGCTCGAAGGACCTCAAGGCCGAGACCTCGGTGAACCTGAGTGCCGGCATGGCGTGGAGCCCGTCCGACCGCTTCACCATGACGGTGGACGGCTACTCGATCACGCTCAACGACCGCATCCTGCTCACCGGCTTCCTCGGCGGTCCGGCGATCGAGGCGATCCTGCAGGCCAATGGCGTGCAGGCCGAGGCGGGGCAGTACTTCACCAACATCGTCGACACCCGCACCAACGGCGTGGACATCACCGCGAACTACCGCCGTGCCGTCGGCATGTCCGGCGTGTTCAATCTCAACACCGGCATCAACTACACCACGAACGAGATCGTCGGGCAGCGGGACAACCCCGCCGAGCTGAACGGCACCGGCGCCGAGCTGGTGGACATGTTCATGCGGATCCAGATCGAGCGCGAGCGTCCCGATTGGCGCGGCACGGTGACCGCCGACTACACGCAGGGCCACAACAGCGTGCTGCTGCGCACCTCGTACTACGGCAAGTTCAACTCGGCGCCCGGGCTCTGCGGCACCTGCGAGCAGACGTTCGGCGCGCGGACGCTGGTGGACGCCGAAGTGGGCCGCCAGTTCGGCGGCGTGAAGTGGACGCTGGGTGTGCGGAACCTGTTCGACACCTTCCCCGAGCAGAACACGCTCGACAACGGCTACGGGATCTTCCCGTGGGCGGGCGCGTCACCGTTCGGGTACAACGGGCGGTTCGTGTACACGCGCGCCCAGATGTCGTTCGACATGCCGTGA